The DNA region TTGTGTCCACAATCTCCCACAGGCATTTTCATTGCGAGTTATGCAGGGCTCTCCACCGCTCAGTGTTGAAAAGCCCGCACGAATAATGTATAATCAATGTAGACACATAAAGGAGCACCTCGAAAATGAGATTGAAAGTAAGAAAATGGGGAAACAGCCTGGCGATAAGAATACCGCGGGAGCTCGCAGCTTTGTCCCGCATCACCAATGATTCAAGTGTGGAAGTGGAGGTCTCTGAAAAGATGCTCATTCTGAGGCCCGTGGAAGAAAAGAAGCCGGCACTCTCAGAGCTGCTTCAGATGATAACGCCACAGAACCTTCATACAGAGATGGATTCAGGCCGGCCCCGGGGGAATGAGGCATGGTAGAAAGAAGAGACTTCATCCCGGAGAAGGGAGACATCGTTGCGCTGGTCTTTTCTCCCAAGCAGGGCCATGAACAGGCGGGAAAAAGGCCCGCCCTCGTGGTCTCGCCTTCAGAATACAACAGGAAAACTGGCCTCTTCCTTGCCTGCCCTGTGACAAGCAAAGTGAAGGGATATCCCTTCGAAGTGACCCTGCCTGATTTCATGACTACTCAAGGGGTTGTTCTTGCCGATCAGGTGAAAAGCCTTGACTGGAAACACCGGAAAGCAGCTTTCATCGAGAAGGCTCCCGAGGGCGTGCTCGGTGCCGTGACTGGCAGAATCAGGCTTCTTATCGGTGAATAGGGACTGAAGCTTCATCGCCTGCCCAGAATATCTTGAAATTCCTTACAATAAAAATTCCCAGGGCGCGTTTATCATACAGGAACTTTTATCAGGACCACCTCCTCATAGTGGGAAACACGGCGGCTGCGCTTCACAGAACGCGGGAATGGCGGGACAGAATCTACGGAGGGGGAGGAGGAGATACGCCATGAAGAGGCTTTTTTCTTTCATTATTCTTTTCATGATGCTCTTAGCGGCGGCCGGCTGCGGAGGTGGCTCCTCCGGCGGGGGGGGAGGCGCCGTTTCATACGGGGGCTCAACGGTGAGCCTCACACCTGATCCCGCGACGACTCCTGTACAGGTTTCAGGCCTGCAGCCCCCGATTGCGGTCATCATGAACCTCCATATGGATCCGGTAGGCACTATGGGAGCCACGGAAGCTCGCCTGAAAGAGTATGCCACGCACCGCCAGGCTTTTCTCTGGCTCAAGGAGCAGGCAGGGCGCCAGAAGTTTAAAATAAGCGCCGAATGCACCGGTCTCTATGCTGAATTCGCGGTGAAAAACGGCCACGAGGCCGATTTCTCCGAGTTCATGCCCGGGCGGTATCACATACTTGGCACCCATACGCACTCCCATTATAAAGGTGATGCTGACACAGGGCAGGATTACCACTGGACGGAGGATCCCGGCCACAGCGCCGCCACTGCCGACAAAATCTTTACCGACCAGATCGGCATGGTAAATCAGATTTTCACCAGGCAGGGCTTCAAGGAGACTGACAACGCCCTCTTCCATGGAAGCCAGAGCCACAGCGCCGACATGGCATCCTCCATGGGCACACCTCCGAACAGCAATTCCTATCCCAACTTTTTCACCACCATCGAGGGTCAGCGCCGTCTCTACCATCCCTACAGGTCGGGTGCAGAGACCGATGTCATCCAGGGGAAGGAGGATCTCTCCCAGCCTTTCATCGCGGTGCCCACCTCATCGGCGCTTTTCGGCTACAACGAGGTGCACGGGGCTGAAGGAATGCTTCAAGGCACCCTGCCTTATGTGCAGCGCGACTTTGTCCTTGAGTTCCTTGAGTGGAGATATTACCAGAATCACGGCCTCCCTGCACGTCCCTGGGTGTTCGGGATAGACGAGCACCCTTACCAGATAATGAGCCAGTGCATTGGAAGCGACGGGAAGCCCGTCCAGGAGACGCTCCCCCTTTTCTATGAGTGGCTCAACACGAATTTTATCGGCTCGGCCTCACAGTATGCAACTATCACCGATGTCAGCAATGCCTATAAAACCTGGGAGCAGCTTCATCCCGGAGAGCTCCTCTACCCTCCGGCCGGCACCGGGAAGATAGTGGCTGACCTGAAAATTATCGAGCTCTACCGGCGGCTTTTCGCAGGCGAAAAAAGCTGCTTCCTTGTCAGGCATTATGATACCGATTCCGTGAGAGTCTTTGAGTTTGCCAATGATCAGGGCGCAAGGCATGCAGTCTATTACACTGATGATCCGGCCCGCATCTCATCAACGCTCGATCTCTCCTCGAGCCTCTCCGGCGCCTATCACCTTATCTCTCTCTCAGGCTCCTCCGGGGAGGCGTCTCTCTCCTCCCTCCCTGTCACGCAGGATCCCCAGCTTCTGAGCCCGCGGTGACGGTGTGAAGGGTGTTCTTCTTCAGTTTCCTGTAATAATAGAATAGTATGCCCGCCGTCAGAAGCGATGAGACCATGTCGGAGGCGGGAGAGGCAGCCCATACTCCATTCAGTCTCCAGTAGATTGGGAATATGAGCACGAAGGGGATCAGGCATATGACCTGCCGGGACAGCGACAGGATTATTGCAATTTTTGCCTTTCCGATGGATTGAAAGAAGTTGGAAGTGACAATCTGAAAGCCCACGATGGGAAACGCCATCATGAAAATCCTCATTCCCGAGGAGGTAAGATTTATCAAGTGCGGATCGTTGGTAAAAGCCCTGGCAATCTGAACCGGAAAGAGCACCGTTACCAGGAAGCCCGCCATGGAGATCACCGTTGCCCACAATACCGTCATTTTAAAAGCCTGCACCACCCTGTCCAGGAGCCCGGCCCCGTAATTATAGCCCACAATGGGCTGCATGCCCAGCGTAAAGCCAAAGACAATCATCACGATAAGCCCCACGATGCTGTTGATAATGCCGAATGCCCCGATTGCCATGTCACCGCCCTGCCTGCCCAGTTGAAGGTTCATTATGATGGAAACCAGGCAGGCACCGCTGTGAAGGAGAAAGGGGGACATCCCGATGGCAAAGATATCGGAAACGATGCTCGCGGAGAGCCTGAAGCCCTCGGGGCGAAAACGGATGTAAGGCTTTCTGCTGATAAAATGTGCCAGGACCCAGATCATCCCGACAGCCTGGGAGAGCACCGTTGCGGCGGCAGCGCCCCTGATTCCCCATTTGCAGACAAAGATGAACACCGGGGCGAGGACTACGTTGAAGGATACCGTAAGCAGAATGGAGATCATCGCTTTCTCAGGGTAGCCTGAGGCACGCATGATGCTGTTCAGGCCGAAAAAGATATAGGTAATGACATTTCCCCACAGGATAATCTCCATGAAATCCCGGGCAAAAGGGATTGTAGCGGTGCTAGCGCCGAAAAGAAAGAGAATTTCATCGAGAAAGATGAGGGAGAGAACCGAAAAGAGTGTCCCAATGATGAGGTTCAATACAAGTGCGTTGCCAAGAGTGCATATGGCATCTTCGCGGCGCTTTTCGCCCATCCGGATGGAGACAATCGCCGCAGCTCCGGCACCGACAAGGGTACCAAGGGCGATGGCAAGGTTCATGAGCGGCAGAGTGAGGGCCAGCCCCGAAATTGCCAGTGCACCCACGCCCTGGCCGATGAAGATTCGGTCGATGACGTTGTAGAGTGAAATTGCCGTGGTAGCGACGATTGCCGGAATTGAATAGCTCCAGAACAATGTCCCGACACTCTTCTCCTCGAGTTCCCTGGGGTTTTCATTCATTTTTTTTGATTCCTGATCACCGCTTCAGCAGTCCGGTTATTATTACCTTATTGATGGAGCGATATCCTCTTGATTACTTCCTGGGAGCACTTCTCTCTTCATGCATCAAAGGCAGCCCCGCAAGTAACAGCAGGATTGTAAGAATCAGGGGCGCACCCTCAATTCTTTGAAGGCCCGGCAGAAGTAAGAATCCGGCACAATAACTGACCCTGCATGAGTGCCTGAGCCTGTATTAAGTATTGAACTGCTGACGGCTTTTCAAGCCCTGTCCATTGCTGCCATATGCAGAATTGATGCGTGCCGTCGTAAAAGGACTTTGAGAATCTCTGTTTTTCAACAGGTACCGGAGTTGTGGCATCGCCCCTTTAAAAAATCGATGGAGACGAAAGAATTATTTTCGGAAGTATTCTTTTGCCAAAGGTGCGGTTTACCCTTGCGGAGAGGGCACTATATCTTTGCAGGAGAGCATTTTGGAGCTTTTTGCCGGCAAAAACACAAAACATGCCTTTCCCGCTCTCCTGATGCCATGCAGCGATGACTCTCAAAATCAATGTACACCTTATATTCTGCAGGCAGACCTTTTGACATGCCATCTCTTATGGAGTATAATTAAATATGGGATACACATGTAACCCCTGACGGAGACAACACAACGAAAGGAGGATCATTGTGAATACCGGCGCGATCCGCGAGTATCCCGGCTACGAGGCCACCATGGAGGGCGGGCAGGTCTTCAAGGCCATCCCCGGCCTCCCGCTGGTCACGTACGGCGCCGACGAGGTGCTCTCGCGGTCGAACTGCCGCCACATTTTCAGGGATCTCACGGCGGAGGTCCTGGACTGGAACCTCTGGTGCCTCTCTTCCGCCGGGGTCAGGCTCGATCTCCTCATCGGGGAGGCACTTCTCTCCCTCAACGGGAGGCTCGAGAAGCTCGGCTACGTTCGTGTCGGCGACTTTGTGCGCGAGGAGCTGGGGATCTCGTCCAGGAGCGGCTATGAGCTGATGCGGAACGCCCAGGCGCTGCAGAAGCTTCCCCTCATCAGAGAGGCTCTAGAAAAGGGGCAGCTCCGTAAGAGCGCCCTGCGGTATCTTTTCCAGGTCGTGACGCCTGAGACCGAGGGGGAATGGCTCGCAAAGGCCATGGATTCAACCATAAGAGCACTGGAAGAGGAGGTGAAGCGTTTTAAAGCCGGGGAGGCCGGCACAGATGCATCGGGGGATGCTGAAGGCGGCCCCGTGGAGTGCGGCATCAATGCCTTCGTCGCCGTGGATGACGACGAAGAGGGCATTGGGAGCCTTGCGGTGAGCGTGCGGGTTCCTTTTCCTGTTGCCGCGAAGTGGGACAGGGCGCTGGAGGTCTTCCGCAGGATCGAGGAGGCGGAGCTCCAGTCGGAGTCGTTCGTGGAGGCGCTCCTTGCCGAATTCGTTGCTTCGTCGCCGCTTGAGGGTATCGGGAGCCTGGGCCTGGAGGAACAGGGGCCTGAGGCTCAGGAAGCCGCGGGAGCTTCTCTCTGCCGCCTGCATGGGAATGGATCCCAGGGAGTCTGCGCCACCCACGGCGATGAGGCATACTCTCACGATGGCCCTGATGCTTCCGGCACCGGGGAAAGAGGCGCCGATCACGTCATCGGGGAGAAGGTGCTTCTCCTTGGCGCCATGGCGGGGGTAATCGGCTCTCTCAGTGACGAGGTCTCCTTCGGCGAACGGGAAAAGGAACTGGCCCGCCAGGTCCACAGGGACCTCGAAGAGGTGTCGCACCTCTGGGAGTTCCTCCCCTGGAAGCCCGTCACGGTGGAGCTTCCCAAGGAGCTCCAGGCTCCCGGTGGCTCTGCGCCTTCTCCCGCCGATCCTTTTGAAACGCTCGCACGGCTGAGGTCGATGGCAGCCCTTCGCCACTCCCTCTCTTTCTACCAGGGGCGCCTCCTTCGGACCCTCAACAATTTCGGCCTCTACAAGGACATGCTCTTCCTCTCCCTGGGACACTATACCAGGGAGCGCCTCGGGATTTCCCGGAGCACCGCGTATTCCTTAATCTCATTAGAAAGGAGCTATTTAGAGTATCCTGATATGCTCGACCTCGTCAAGGTGGGGAAGCTCACCCCCGAGCAGGCGCGCCTGCTCTCAAAAGTCTTCATTGAGGGAACCCGCGTCCAGGGTGCGTGGCTCTCCTACGCCCAGGAGGTCCCGGTGGCCACCCTCATCCAGGCTGTCGAGGGGTTCCTCCGCTTCGCGAAGAGGGCTGTCCACAAAAAATGGGATATCCATCCCGAGGCTTTCGAGGTGGCCGTCACGGGGAGGTCCGTCAAGAGGATTTCCCTTGCACTCTCTAATGTCACGGAACCCAGTGGGGACGAGGGTTTGGACGCTCCAGTCCAAAAATTCGCATACGAAGGTGGGGGCCCCTCCCGCCAGGATGGCCTCACCTCCGTCATCTGGCAGGTCACCGGGGGCCGGGAGCACCCCGAGCTCTCCGAGATCCTCTCCATCCTCTCGGGAGAGGCCCCACAAGAGGGGACCTTCGGATCAAACCCCTTAGAGAGGGGCGCCTTTCTCCGCTTCTTCCTGAAACGGGACCTCATCCCCCTCTGGAATCACGCGGTGAGGCTCTGGAAAGCCTGCAGGCCGGAAGCGGCCGCCGATGGCGGGCAGGACCTCGCCCTCTTTATCGAGGCTCTCCTTGACGCCTTCCTCTCCGCCTGGGACCTCCCTGAAAAAAGGGATATCCATCACCGCACCCTGGCCCGTGATAATTACCAGTGCCAGGCTCCCGGCTGCCGGTGCCGGCGCAATCTGAACGGCCATCATATCAGGTTCCGCTCCCACGGCGGCCCCACCACCGAGGGCAATCTCATCACCCTCTGCAGGGCTCACCACCTGCGGTGCCTCCACGAGGGTAACCTCGTCATCAGGGGCACGGCACCGCATCACCTCACCTTCATATTTCCCCGCAGCGGGAGAAGCAGGTGAAGGCTGACACCTGGAGACCGGAGCTCTTTTTCCTGACCATTTTCGAAGGATATGGTATTTCAACCGGGGAATATCGTGAAGGCCATGAAGTTTGTGACTGTCACTGCAGACCCTTTTCTGTCGTGGAGACTTGCGGCGCCTTCATTATCCCAGCCTGGAATAATCAGGGCCGGTGGCGGGGTAAAAACCCCGGGAGGCAGCGGCATCGGTATTTCCCGAGTCCTTCAGATGCTGGGGGAGAAGACCGTGGCCCTCGTCCCTTTTGGCGGCTCATCAGGTCTCGAGTTTATTGAGAGTGCAAAGGAAGAGCCCTTCGCTTTCCACCCCGTCCCCGTGTCAGGCACCACGAGATACAGGCTAGTCCTGGTCGATGAAAGCACAGAGGACACGATGGAAATTGATACTCCCGGCTCTCCCCTGAGCGAAAGCGACTGGCAGAGCCTCCTGCGCGAAGCCTCAGATATATGCAGCGAGGGAGACTGGGCAGTGGCGGCAGGCCCCCTGGCGCCGGGGATCCCTGACGATTTTTACCGTTTTCTTTCGGGCCGCCTCAGGGAAAGAGGCGCGATGATGGCTCTGGATGCTTCGGGAGCCCCCCTGGAAAGGGCTCTGCACTACAAGGGCATTCTCCGTCCCCATATAGTGAAAATGACCATTGCAGGGCTCTCCGGGCTTTGGAGGGCAGCGCTCTCCTCGCTGGATGAGATATGGGCGCAGGGCTACCGCTTCCCCGAAGGCCCCGAGTTCCTTATCTCCCATGATAGTGAGGGCGCTCTTGTGCTGAGCCGCAATGGATGCTGGGAGGGGAGATCCCTTCATGCAGGGGCTCATTGCAGGGGGGGCGGAGAAGACGCGCTGCTTGCCGGTTACGTGTTGATGCGCCAGCGAGGCTCCCATGAGCCTGACGCGCTCAAACATGCCCTTGCCTGTGCCGATGCCTCAGATGCTCTCCCTCCAGGCCGATCCCTGGACTCAGGCCTCATAAAAAGCTCTCTCAGCGCCATTGAAATCCGGCGAAAAGGATGACATGCGCGGAGATATGCCCTGAATTTGCGGTCTTGACAAAAAGCAGAGGATCGGGTACACTATTATATGTAAATTACATATATATTCCCCTGATACTTCAGAGAACTGCTGAAAAGCTCATAATTATTGATAAGGAGCATTACAGGCATGCGCATAATCAAGGATCTTATTGATTCTGTCGCCGGGGACCACCGTGTCCGTGACGTGAGGGCCTGCTGCTACTGGACAGCCGTTTCAAGCAGAGGGTGCGGCCTGGCGTCAACCTTTATAACTCCCTGCCCTCATCACCAGAAGCCAATGGTGAAAAACTGCGGGAAGCTCACAGAGCTCAGCGCAAAGGCTCTTGCCGAGTATTCCCTGTCGGATCACCTCCTCGAGGCCACCCTGGGGATGGCCGCCCTCAACTCCCTCATCGAGGTGGATGTCTCTCAATGCTCGCAGGACAACGCCTTCAGAGCGATTGCGCATCACTCTGAAGGCAAAAAAGTTGTGGTAGTGGGTAATTTCCCCTTCACTGCAAAGCTTGCCCCTCTTGCGGCAGACCTGGTGATACTCCAGAAGCCCAAGGGCGAGTGCCCGCTCCCGGGAGAAGATGAAAAGAGGGCTCTCAGGGAGGCGGAAGTGGCGGTTATCACGGGAACCTCGCTCATCAATCATTCTCTGGAGGTGCTCCTGGAGTGTATAAACCCAAAGGCGCTGAAAATCATGGTGGGTCCCACAACCCCCCTCTCGCCGGTGCTCTTTGACCATGGATTTGATTACCTCTCGGGGATAAAAGTGGCCGACGAGGCATTGATGATGCGGAGCATAAGCGAAGGCGCCACCTTCAAGGAAATACAGGGAGTGATGCTTCTCACCATGAAGAAAAACGGGAAATAGGGATTTCATGGAACAATGAAAAATGAGAAAGGGGAGCTGAAATGAGCGTTAAGATGCTTCAGGGTGGTGGAGAAAGAAGGGGCTGGTGCAGGCTCGGCTTCTGGGGGATAGTGGGGACCATTGCGGTGGAGGCGCTCCAGATGTATATGGGTTCCAGGAAGAAAAGCCAGGAGCAGGGGCGCCTGGAGGCGGATCCCGGGCACCGATGCAGGGAGATTGAAGCCCCGGAACCTCAGGATAGCTCCATTAAATTCCTTATTGACAGCGCCCTCTGCACCGGGTGCGGAACCTGCCTCACCTCATGCAGGAGCGGCGCAATAATCCTGGAAGGCGGCAGGGCGCTGCTTGACGCGGAGAAATGCACGGGATGCCAGGCTTGCTATGAAGCCTGCCCTGAAGGAGCAGTGATAAAGCAGGTGAGAAAGTGCTGAAACTATGACCATGCGGAAAAAGAGCATTTCTGAAAGCAGGAAAACAGTGGTCTACGGGCCCGTTACTTCCTGGCGCCTCGGGAGGTCACTCGGGATCGACCTTATTTCAACGCAGAAAAAGGGCTGCACCTTCGACTGCGTCTATTGCCAGCTCGGAAAGAGCACTCACCGTGTGACGGAAAGAAGGGTATTTGTCCCGGCCTGCGAGGTGCTGGCCCAGGTTGAAGCATTGAGAGACTGCATCGCCGATTATTATACTTTTTCCGGCATGGGAGAGCCGACTCTTGCAGCAAACATTGGCGAAGTGATTCAAAAAATCAAGAGTGTCTCCCCTGTGCCCGTCGCTGTGCTCACCAACAGCTCACTGATCTCAAAGGCGGAGGTGAGGGATGAACTGTCCTTTGCCGATTATGTCATTGCCAAGCTTGACGGGGCCTGTGAGGAAACTTTCGGGAAGGTGAACAGGCCGTCAAAAGGCTTCACGCTCCAGGGCATTATTGAAGGGCTCATTGAATTCAAGAAAATATTTAAGGGCCGGCTCGCCATACAGACCATGGTGACGGAAGAAAATGCAGGTGAGGTTAGGGCCATGGCAGCAGTGGTGAAGAAGATCGGCCCTCATGAGATTCAGATCAATACACCGTTTCGCCCCTGTAAAGTGAAGCCCCTTGAAAGGGATGAGATATATGCTCTGAAAAATGCCTTCCAGGGCATCAATGTGCTTACTGTATATGACCGGGAAAGAAGAACTCCGCACGAACCGCTCTCCCTGGAGGAGACCCTCAGGAGAAGGCCCGCGCTGTAAAATTCAGCTATTACTCCGCGAGATGCTCCACAGAGTTATAAGCCTTTACATGCCAGCCTGAGCCGTCATGCTCGATTATGGTAAGGCACGCGTTCTTTATTTTTGTCTCCCCCACGTCGATGGTTCCTGCCGAGACTGCCTTGAGAAGCGAGTTAATCACCGCGCCGTGGGTGACAAGCACTACTCTTTTCCCGCCGTAGCCTGCCATTATACCCCGCAGTCCTTCCAGTACCCTCTTTTCAAGGTCATCATCGCTTTCCTTCCCTGGAACGTTTCCCTCAGGGAAGGCAAGCTCCTGCTCCTGGTGAGTAAGGCCTGATGATTTCCCGAAATCCCGCTCGATGAAGGCCTCATCAGGGAGCAATGGAGTGATCTCCAGCGCGAGCCTTATGATATCGGCCGTTACGAAGGCTCTCTTCAATGGGCTTGCAATGATCACATCCCAGCTGAACCCTGCCAGGTGGGCGGCGATTTCCGATGCCTGCTTTTTGCCCGCTTCGTTGAGCTCTGTGTCTTCTCTGCCCTGGAATTTTCTCTCCCTGTTCCAGTCCGTCTCCCCATGCCTCACCATGCAGATGGTGGTCACCAGTGCCTTCTTCTGTACTTCCTTCATTGATGCCACTCTTTCATCCTCTCAGGCCCGCGATGAGCCTTTCCGGCTTCAGTAAAAGATCGAGGCCATCCTGAGCTGAAGGAACCACGATATGGGAAGCCGCCATAGAAGCGGGAGAAGCGCCTTCAGGCCCGAGCACGCAGATTCCGAGAGCTGCCTCCTTGAGCATGAAACTGTCGTTGAAACCATTCCCCATGGCTGCCGTCCTGCCAGCACCATAATCCCTGAGAACCGCCGCCTTTCCCTCCCGCTCGCCAGAATGAGCGATGCGCCGGAGCTCTATTCCTAAATTCGCCGCAACGGCCGATGCGTTATTCCTCGTATCGACAGTAGCGATCACTATCTTCACCTTCTGCCTGAGAAGGACTATCCTCTCTGAGACCTCAGGGGAGACTATGCCGTCAACAGTCAGTGTCCCGTTCAGGTCCAGGAGCAGGGTCTCAATCACAAGAAGCCCTCTCCCGGGGATCTCAATGGTTATCATGGCTTTTCCTTTCTGCCCGGAGCTCACCCCATGACTTCGTTCCGCCTCTCCCGCTCCCCTCCTCATCATAGTGCCGGGATACATTGATTATTGCCTCATTTCTGCCGTAAGCCATGCGATGAAGCATGATAAGCATTCCCTGTGCGCGTATGTGTCAGGCCTCATCATCTCCATTGTCTTCGCCTTTTTCAATGTGAGAAGATGCTGCAGCTTCAGAAAGAAGACTTCAGATGAAGGGGAGGAAAAGAGGCGGGGGGGGCCTGGATCGTTTTTTTCACCGAGCAGAGCTCGGCAGATTTTATCAGCGCCCTCGCGTATCTCCATTTGACTCACTCCTTCACAGCGGAATCAATGCTCCTCACTTTTTTGTTTCTCGAGGCCATACCTGGCGATAACCTCCATTTTTTCCCCTTCGGGCAGGGACTTCATATAATATTTCCAGCCCGGGCAGAAATTAATATGCCAGCGCCAGACAAGTCCCAGGATTGACCGGGGATTGCGGTCATAGATCCCCCTGAAAAAGCAGCGGGCACACATGTGAAATGCCATCATGACCTCCATTCATCACTGTCAGCAGTTTCAAAAAATTGTTCCTGCCAGACGCTTTGATAATAGTAAAGACATTCCCCCTGCCCGGCCGGCATATCCTCCCGGATCACTATCCAGTCCCAGTGGCAGTGGATGTGATAGAATGCGGGGACTATGAAATTACCTCA from Candidatus Eremiobacterota bacterium includes:
- a CDS encoding histidine phosphatase family protein translates to MKEVQKKALVTTICMVRHGETDWNRERKFQGREDTELNEAGKKQASEIAAHLAGFSWDVIIASPLKRAFVTADIIRLALEITPLLPDEAFIERDFGKSSGLTHQEQELAFPEGNVPGKESDDDLEKRVLEGLRGIMAGYGGKRVVLVTHGAVINSLLKAVSAGTIDVGETKIKNACLTIIEHDGSGWHVKAYNSVEHLAE
- a CDS encoding radical SAM protein; its protein translation is MTMRKKSISESRKTVVYGPVTSWRLGRSLGIDLISTQKKGCTFDCVYCQLGKSTHRVTERRVFVPACEVLAQVEALRDCIADYYTFSGMGEPTLAANIGEVIQKIKSVSPVPVAVLTNSSLISKAEVRDELSFADYVIAKLDGACEETFGKVNRPSKGFTLQGIIEGLIEFKKIFKGRLAIQTMVTEENAGEVRAMAAVVKKIGPHEIQINTPFRPCKVKPLERDEIYALKNAFQGINVLTVYDRERRTPHEPLSLEETLRRRPAL
- a CDS encoding MATE family efflux transporter: MNENPRELEEKSVGTLFWSYSIPAIVATTAISLYNVIDRIFIGQGVGALAISGLALTLPLMNLAIALGTLVGAGAAAIVSIRMGEKRREDAICTLGNALVLNLIIGTLFSVLSLIFLDEILFLFGASTATIPFARDFMEIILWGNVITYIFFGLNSIMRASGYPEKAMISILLTVSFNVVLAPVFIFVCKWGIRGAAAATVLSQAVGMIWVLAHFISRKPYIRFRPEGFRLSASIVSDIFAIGMSPFLLHSGACLVSIIMNLQLGRQGGDMAIGAFGIINSIVGLIVMIVFGFTLGMQPIVGYNYGAGLLDRVVQAFKMTVLWATVISMAGFLVTVLFPVQIARAFTNDPHLINLTSSGMRIFMMAFPIVGFQIVTSNFFQSIGKAKIAIILSLSRQVICLIPFVLIFPIYWRLNGVWAASPASDMVSSLLTAGILFYYYRKLKKNTLHTVTAGSEAGDPA
- a CDS encoding PfkB family carbohydrate kinase is translated as MVFQPGNIVKAMKFVTVTADPFLSWRLAAPSLSQPGIIRAGGGVKTPGGSGIGISRVLQMLGEKTVALVPFGGSSGLEFIESAKEEPFAFHPVPVSGTTRYRLVLVDESTEDTMEIDTPGSPLSESDWQSLLREASDICSEGDWAVAAGPLAPGIPDDFYRFLSGRLRERGAMMALDASGAPLERALHYKGILRPHIVKMTIAGLSGLWRAALSSLDEIWAQGYRFPEGPEFLISHDSEGALVLSRNGCWEGRSLHAGAHCRGGGEDALLAGYVLMRQRGSHEPDALKHALACADASDALPPGRSLDSGLIKSSLSAIEIRRKG
- the mazF gene encoding endoribonuclease MazF — its product is MVERRDFIPEKGDIVALVFSPKQGHEQAGKRPALVVSPSEYNRKTGLFLACPVTSKVKGYPFEVTLPDFMTTQGVVLADQVKSLDWKHRKAAFIEKAPEGVLGAVTGRIRLLIGE
- a CDS encoding HAD family hydrolase, with the protein product MITIEIPGRGLLVIETLLLDLNGTLTVDGIVSPEVSERIVLLRQKVKIVIATVDTRNNASAVAANLGIELRRIAHSGEREGKAAVLRDYGAGRTAAMGNGFNDSFMLKEAALGICVLGPEGASPASMAASHIVVPSAQDGLDLLLKPERLIAGLRG
- a CDS encoding HNH endonuclease signature motif containing protein: MNTGAIREYPGYEATMEGGQVFKAIPGLPLVTYGADEVLSRSNCRHIFRDLTAEVLDWNLWCLSSAGVRLDLLIGEALLSLNGRLEKLGYVRVGDFVREELGISSRSGYELMRNAQALQKLPLIREALEKGQLRKSALRYLFQVVTPETEGEWLAKAMDSTIRALEEEVKRFKAGEAGTDASGDAEGGPVECGINAFVAVDDDEEGIGSLAVSVRVPFPVAAKWDRALEVFRRIEEAELQSESFVEALLAEFVASSPLEGIGSLGLEEQGPEAQEAAGASLCRLHGNGSQGVCATHGDEAYSHDGPDASGTGERGADHVIGEKVLLLGAMAGVIGSLSDEVSFGEREKELARQVHRDLEEVSHLWEFLPWKPVTVELPKELQAPGGSAPSPADPFETLARLRSMAALRHSLSFYQGRLLRTLNNFGLYKDMLFLSLGHYTRERLGISRSTAYSLISLERSYLEYPDMLDLVKVGKLTPEQARLLSKVFIEGTRVQGAWLSYAQEVPVATLIQAVEGFLRFAKRAVHKKWDIHPEAFEVAVTGRSVKRISLALSNVTEPSGDEGLDAPVQKFAYEGGGPSRQDGLTSVIWQVTGGREHPELSEILSILSGEAPQEGTFGSNPLERGAFLRFFLKRDLIPLWNHAVRLWKACRPEAAADGGQDLALFIEALLDAFLSAWDLPEKRDIHHRTLARDNYQCQAPGCRCRRNLNGHHIRFRSHGGPTTEGNLITLCRAHHLRCLHEGNLVIRGTAPHHLTFIFPRSGRSR
- a CDS encoding AbrB/MazE/SpoVT family DNA-binding domain-containing protein — protein: MRLKVRKWGNSLAIRIPRELAALSRITNDSSVEVEVSEKMLILRPVEEKKPALSELLQMITPQNLHTEMDSGRPRGNEAW
- a CDS encoding DUF364 domain-containing protein, which encodes MRIIKDLIDSVAGDHRVRDVRACCYWTAVSSRGCGLASTFITPCPHHQKPMVKNCGKLTELSAKALAEYSLSDHLLEATLGMAALNSLIEVDVSQCSQDNAFRAIAHHSEGKKVVVVGNFPFTAKLAPLAADLVILQKPKGECPLPGEDEKRALREAEVAVITGTSLINHSLEVLLECINPKALKIMVGPTTPLSPVLFDHGFDYLSGIKVADEALMMRSISEGATFKEIQGVMLLTMKKNGK
- a CDS encoding 4Fe-4S binding protein: MSVKMLQGGGERRGWCRLGFWGIVGTIAVEALQMYMGSRKKSQEQGRLEADPGHRCREIEAPEPQDSSIKFLIDSALCTGCGTCLTSCRSGAIILEGGRALLDAEKCTGCQACYEACPEGAVIKQVRKC